One window from the genome of Pedobacter schmidteae encodes:
- a CDS encoding SusC/RagA family TonB-linked outer membrane protein: MEKNYKRTMWGLKYCLLGVFLCTFLCMSPARAERVQREILKAERLDNYLKKIESAYKVSFVYDASQINKSMSIDAPEKLISINSDLEPLKAKGINYNIIGKQVILKRAPVETVNKDLIVRGRVTSAKDKEALPGVSVREKNVANGVSTSGDGSYQIRVKDGATLVFTAIGYKTEEVVVAGRTVVNIALEEDISQLKEVTISTGYQELNRKLFTGSATKIKATDAQRSGIQDASRMLEGQAAGVSVQNVSGTFGAAPKIRIRGASSLNGDNKPLWVIDGIMLEDVVNISNEQLSSGDASTLIGSSVAGVNPDDIESFEILRDAAATAMYGARAMNGVVVVTTKKGKNTEGKAVVSYSGNFTSYLKPNYNQFDIMNSADQMQVYLDMENKGWLRHSDVSREENGGVYRKMYDLMYVYNPVTDQFSLRNDAPSRLQFLNRYANANTDWFDVLFRNSLMQDHSLSITAGTAKSKFYASTSFLNDNGWTVADGVKRFTGMLRGNFDLTDRLQIEILSQGSIRDQRSPGTVNKEDNEVLGQVDRDFDINPFNYVLKASRTLTPYDLNGKKEFFTQNYAPFNILHELENNSIQTTLIDFKIQGGLKYRILDGFKYSFTGAYRYVKSDREHSITEYSNAANAYRAYYNSNVIDKNKFLYRDPSKPGSLPSIVLPEGGFYNVTSNGLVNYFMRHDLEYDKIFNKVHFFNVLGVVEMRSIDRLDRFSNGVGYQFDNGGVPFLDPDYYKQAIEANSYPYGMGKNFERFLSYAVKAAYSYKGKYSINATGRYDGSNLLGDSPRARWLPTWNVSGAWNIHEEDFFKRQDLLNRATIRATYGLTASTANAKNSSLILRNRTTRRTDDVDKESSIYIDGLENSELTWEKTYDTNLGFDLGFFNDRLSLSVDLYKRNGFDLIGQFPTAGIGGQGLKFANYADMKSKGVELTLNARIIHKDQFKWSTNLNFGYHKGEITRLDYDPDIFKLVTPTGGARLGYPQSALFSIVFDGLDHDTGVPTFIDENGKRNATEVYFQSNNLQYLKYEGQVDPKFTGGYTNRFTYKDFTLSALVTFSAGNKVRLNPNFSDKYTDLSATSKDFLNRWTKPGDELFTNVPSIADKFVIGNFATTEKPYNAYNYSTVRVADGGFARLKQVMLFYQLPKIWASAIGATNASVGLVGNNVWLIYSDKRLNGQDPEFFGSGGVAMPIPRQYSLSLKVGF; encoded by the coding sequence ATGGAGAAAAACTACAAAAGGACCATGTGGGGATTGAAATATTGCCTTCTGGGTGTATTTCTGTGTACCTTTCTTTGTATGTCCCCGGCTCGCGCCGAGCGGGTGCAGCGAGAGATATTAAAAGCTGAAAGGCTGGATAATTATCTGAAGAAAATTGAGTCCGCTTACAAGGTAAGCTTCGTTTACGACGCAAGCCAAATCAACAAATCAATGAGCATTGATGCTCCGGAGAAATTGATTTCCATTAATTCCGATCTTGAACCGCTAAAAGCAAAAGGAATTAATTACAACATTATCGGAAAGCAGGTGATTTTAAAGAGAGCACCTGTTGAGACCGTTAACAAAGACCTGATTGTGCGGGGGCGTGTTACCTCAGCTAAAGACAAAGAAGCATTGCCTGGGGTTAGCGTGAGAGAGAAGAATGTTGCCAATGGTGTATCAACCAGTGGCGATGGTTCATATCAAATTAGAGTTAAAGACGGAGCCACCCTTGTTTTTACAGCCATAGGTTATAAAACTGAGGAGGTGGTAGTGGCCGGAAGAACCGTTGTGAATATTGCCCTGGAAGAAGATATCAGTCAATTGAAAGAGGTAACGATTTCAACTGGTTATCAGGAATTAAACAGAAAGCTCTTCACCGGTTCGGCTACGAAAATTAAGGCGACCGATGCTCAGAGGAGTGGTATTCAGGATGCAAGCAGGATGCTGGAAGGGCAGGCTGCCGGGGTATCTGTACAAAACGTATCAGGTACTTTTGGAGCGGCACCAAAAATCCGTATTCGTGGCGCTTCATCTTTGAATGGAGACAACAAGCCGTTATGGGTTATTGACGGGATTATGCTTGAAGATGTGGTTAATATATCTAATGAGCAGTTGTCTAGTGGTGATGCTTCGACTTTAATAGGGTCGTCGGTAGCTGGAGTGAATCCGGATGATATTGAAAGTTTTGAGATTTTAAGAGATGCGGCGGCTACGGCGATGTATGGTGCGAGAGCCATGAATGGTGTAGTTGTAGTCACCACAAAAAAGGGTAAAAATACAGAAGGTAAGGCTGTTGTATCTTATTCCGGAAACTTTACAAGTTATCTGAAGCCAAATTATAACCAATTTGATATTATGAATTCTGCCGATCAGATGCAGGTTTACCTGGATATGGAAAACAAAGGCTGGTTAAGGCATTCGGATGTATCCCGTGAGGAAAATGGAGGCGTTTATCGTAAAATGTACGATTTAATGTACGTTTATAATCCGGTTACGGATCAATTTTCTTTAAGAAATGACGCCCCAAGCCGGTTACAATTTTTAAATCGTTATGCAAATGCCAATACTGATTGGTTCGATGTGCTTTTCCGCAATTCTCTTATGCAGGATCATTCATTAAGTATCACAGCAGGAACAGCAAAATCTAAATTCTATGCATCAACCAGTTTTCTGAATGACAATGGCTGGACAGTAGCCGACGGCGTGAAGCGTTTTACGGGAATGTTAAGAGGAAATTTTGATTTAACAGACCGCCTGCAAATAGAAATCTTATCGCAAGGTTCAATTCGTGACCAGCGTAGCCCTGGGACGGTGAATAAAGAAGATAACGAAGTTTTGGGGCAGGTTGATCGGGATTTTGATATCAATCCTTTTAATTATGTGCTTAAGGCCAGCAGGACCCTTACGCCGTACGATCTGAATGGCAAAAAGGAGTTCTTTACCCAAAATTATGCTCCATTTAATATTTTGCATGAATTGGAAAACAATAGCATTCAGACTACTTTAATAGATTTTAAGATTCAGGGAGGCTTAAAATATAGAATTCTTGACGGCTTTAAATATTCATTTACGGGAGCGTATAGGTATGTGAAATCGGACAGAGAGCACAGCATTACCGAATATTCTAATGCGGCAAATGCTTATCGTGCATATTATAATAGTAATGTGATTGATAAGAATAAGTTTTTATACAGAGATCCTTCCAAACCTGGTTCACTTCCAAGCATTGTATTGCCCGAAGGAGGTTTCTATAATGTAACTTCTAATGGATTGGTCAATTATTTTATGCGTCATGATCTTGAATATGATAAAATATTTAATAAGGTTCACTTCTTCAACGTTTTAGGTGTTGTAGAGATGAGGTCTATTGATAGACTGGATCGTTTTAGTAATGGGGTTGGTTACCAATTTGATAATGGGGGTGTGCCGTTTCTTGATCCTGATTATTATAAGCAGGCTATTGAGGCGAATTCTTATCCTTATGGAATGGGGAAAAATTTTGAACGATTCCTTTCGTATGCAGTTAAGGCAGCCTATTCTTACAAAGGTAAATACAGCATCAATGCAACTGGTCGTTATGATGGATCTAATTTATTAGGCGATTCGCCGAGAGCGAGGTGGTTGCCAACGTGGAACGTGTCAGGTGCCTGGAACATACATGAAGAAGACTTTTTTAAAAGACAGGACTTATTAAACCGTGCTACGATAAGAGCGACATATGGTTTGACAGCAAGCACAGCGAATGCTAAAAATTCGAGCCTAATATTACGGAACCGAACCACCAGGAGAACGGATGATGTGGATAAAGAATCATCAATTTATATTGATGGTTTGGAGAACTCGGAGCTGACCTGGGAAAAAACATATGATACCAACCTTGGCTTTGACCTGGGATTTTTTAACGACCGGTTATCACTATCTGTTGACCTTTACAAGCGTAATGGCTTTGATTTGATTGGGCAATTCCCAACGGCCGGTATTGGTGGTCAGGGTTTGAAATTTGCCAATTATGCAGATATGAAATCCAAAGGGGTTGAGCTGACATTAAATGCCAGAATAATTCATAAAGATCAGTTTAAATGGAGTACGAATCTGAACTTTGGTTACCACAAAGGTGAAATCACAAGGTTAGACTATGACCCGGATATTTTCAAACTGGTTACCCCAACAGGTGGTGCCAGACTTGGATATCCACAAAGCGCATTGTTTTCAATTGTATTTGATGGCTTAGATCACGATACTGGTGTGCCAACATTTATTGATGAAAATGGCAAAAGAAATGCTACAGAAGTTTATTTCCAAAGCAATAACTTACAATATCTGAAATACGAAGGCCAGGTTGATCCTAAGTTTACAGGTGGTTATACCAATAGGTTTACCTATAAGGATTTTACCTTATCAGCGTTGGTGACCTTTAGTGCGGGTAACAAAGTCCGGTTAAACCCAAATTTTAGCGATAAGTATACAGACCTTAGTGCTACATCAAAGGATTTTCTGAACCGATGGACAAAACCTGGAGATGAGCTTTTTACAAACGTGCCTTCTATTGCTGATAAATTTGTTATAGGAAATTTTGCTACTACCGAAAAGCCCTATAATGCTTATAACTATTCAACGGTTCGTGTGGCCGATGGTGGCTTTGCGAGATTAAAACAAGTGATGTTATTTTATCAGTTGCCTAAGATATGGGCATCGGCAATAGGCGCTACTAATGCGTCGGTAGGTTTGGTCGGAAATAATGTCTGGTTAATTTATTCCGATAAGCGTTTAAACGGTCAGGATCCGGAGTTTTTTGGATCTGGCGGTGTGGCTATGCCAATCCCACGTCAATACAGTTTATCGTTAAAGGTTGGATTTTAA
- a CDS encoding FecR family protein, with protein sequence MEDQSTFRDLILRHLDDPENSLLAQEVNQLRGLSANHEREFQDIKKIWELTPRAARLSEVDEQRSEQRLKVALGVTKSGKSRKMFFWASTAASLFLSMFAIWLSYFSSTDPTYLVKETGSGVIDSVRLADRSQVFLAENSAIRYPDKFETPNRPVILLKGKAFFKVAKDPKHPFEVTIKNSVVKVLGTSFNINYTSTRIELSVKTGRVMFSPNSKSEPSILTAGEALSYDLDKNQMRKEKGINLTGWLTKELHFVDMPLEEVCRQLSDYYHVKVVLHVKTNTAKKLNANFSNNSIEDVLEVLKQTYPIQIVKKDSIIYIKNM encoded by the coding sequence TTGGAAGATCAATCAACATTTCGGGACCTTATTCTGCGTCATTTAGATGACCCGGAAAACTCGCTTTTAGCACAGGAAGTTAATCAGCTTAGAGGGCTGTCTGCCAATCATGAAAGAGAATTTCAGGATATCAAAAAGATATGGGAGCTGACACCTCGTGCAGCCCGTTTATCTGAAGTAGACGAGCAGCGTTCGGAACAGCGTCTAAAAGTGGCTTTAGGTGTAACAAAATCAGGTAAATCTAGAAAAATGTTTTTCTGGGCGAGTACCGCAGCCAGTCTGTTTCTATCAATGTTCGCCATCTGGTTGTCTTATTTTTCGTCGACAGATCCGACTTATCTGGTTAAAGAAACCGGCTCAGGCGTTATTGATTCTGTACGATTAGCAGATAGATCACAGGTGTTTCTGGCAGAAAATTCAGCAATCAGGTATCCGGATAAATTTGAGACCCCAAATCGTCCTGTTATTTTGTTAAAAGGAAAGGCATTCTTCAAAGTTGCAAAAGATCCTAAACACCCATTTGAAGTGACGATAAAGAATTCGGTGGTAAAGGTGTTGGGAACCTCTTTCAATATTAACTATACATCGACCAGGATAGAATTGTCGGTAAAAACAGGCCGGGTAATGTTTAGCCCCAATAGTAAAAGCGAACCTTCAATTTTAACGGCAGGCGAAGCGCTGAGTTACGACCTCGATAAAAATCAAATGCGTAAAGAAAAAGGGATTAATTTGACCGGGTGGCTAACCAAAGAACTTCATTTTGTCGATATGCCGTTGGAAGAAGTATGTCGACAATTGAGCGATTACTATCATGTTAAAGTGGTTTTGCATGTCAAAACAAATACTGCAAAAAAGTTAAATGCCAATTTCTCTAATAACAGTATTGAAGATGTTCTGGAAGTATTAAAACAAACTTATCCTATTCAAATAGTAAAAAAAGACAGTATTATTTATATCAAGAATATGTAA
- a CDS encoding RNA polymerase sigma-70 factor, with translation MGLPKKSASIITGQDLLLLIEQRNTDAFTEFYLENFKKLILVSDKYVKSIPVAEEIVQNIFLKIWEDKQLLAEIESIKSYLYRSTTNASINHLNREKNLEKHHLKIAEKLSNEEIDSLDEQNEMLVLLYKEIELLPDKCREVFKLSRFEGMKYKAIALQLNISEKTVENHMGHALKVLRFRILKHADGAAPLYKAKYLSLLNLFLY, from the coding sequence ATGGGACTTCCTAAAAAATCAGCATCAATAATTACCGGACAAGATTTACTTTTACTAATCGAACAAAGGAATACCGATGCTTTTACGGAGTTTTACCTTGAAAATTTCAAGAAACTGATTTTAGTGTCCGACAAATACGTCAAGAGCATTCCAGTGGCTGAAGAGATTGTCCAGAATATTTTTTTGAAAATATGGGAGGACAAACAGTTGCTTGCAGAAATCGAATCAATAAAGTCTTATCTCTACAGAAGCACTACTAATGCTTCCATCAATCATCTCAACAGGGAAAAAAATCTGGAGAAACATCACTTGAAGATTGCTGAAAAACTTAGCAATGAAGAAATTGATAGTTTGGATGAGCAAAACGAGATGCTTGTCTTGTTGTACAAGGAAATTGAGCTGTTACCGGATAAGTGCCGGGAAGTTTTCAAGTTAAGCCGGTTTGAGGGAATGAAATATAAAGCGATAGCATTGCAGTTAAATATTTCGGAAAAGACGGTTGAAAATCATATGGGGCATGCTTTAAAAGTACTGAGGTTCCGAATTCTGAAGCATGCCGATGGTGCTGCACCACTGTATAAAGCGAAATATTTATCGCTTTTGAACCTGTTTTTATATTAG
- a CDS encoding DUF420 domain-containing protein, with product MSNNSPIEQKYNKWIVLLSIVIPLAVAVLFYVKIPNATPLPFLPPIYATINGITAVLLVVAVIAVKNGKIKLHEYLMKCSIGCSVLFLLMYIAYHMTTPSTSFGGVGSIRYVYFFILLTHILLSIAIIPLVLITYVRALAKRFDRHKKIAKITFPLWLYVAVTGVIVYLMISPYYVN from the coding sequence ATGAGTAACAACAGCCCGATTGAACAGAAATACAATAAATGGATCGTATTGCTCTCCATAGTTATTCCATTGGCCGTGGCGGTCTTATTTTATGTAAAGATACCCAATGCCACGCCCCTTCCTTTTTTGCCACCAATTTATGCTACCATTAATGGTATTACCGCAGTTTTATTGGTCGTTGCGGTAATAGCGGTTAAGAATGGGAAAATAAAGTTGCATGAATACCTGATGAAATGTTCCATTGGCTGCTCCGTACTTTTTCTGCTGATGTATATCGCCTATCACATGACCACACCTTCTACCAGCTTTGGTGGAGTGGGTAGCATCAGATATGTGTATTTTTTTATTCTGCTAACGCATATCCTTTTGTCTATCGCCATTATTCCTCTGGTATTGATTACTTACGTTCGTGCATTGGCGAAACGTTTTGACAGGCACAAGAAGATTGCAAAGATCACTTTCCCACTTTGGTTATATGTTGCTGTTACCGGAGTAATTGTATATCTGATGATTTCTCCTTACTACGTTAACTAA
- a CDS encoding SCO family protein, whose translation MKGTSIKKILILVTILAVPGFLYNILKEQGKNRYKPLSFFGPKKVAGTFHSVRGEQIPDTIYHQVGDFKLINQAGDTVSTKHYDGSIQVANLFYTKGNTESVQIANKAIHNLVRTYGKNKVVRFMSLSIDPEHDSPEVLKAYADGIGAKHGKWDLLTGDSTTLYNLINNGLRVDAHQETVNGEKSFVYSNMFVLLDYQHRIRGYYDATSQEDISRLEDEIKVLIIEELRNNNDGR comes from the coding sequence ATGAAGGGTACTTCCATAAAAAAAATCTTAATCCTGGTCACCATTTTAGCGGTACCAGGATTTTTGTATAATATCTTAAAGGAACAAGGCAAAAACAGGTATAAACCTTTGTCTTTTTTTGGCCCCAAAAAAGTAGCCGGCACCTTTCATTCGGTTAGGGGCGAACAGATACCAGATACCATTTATCATCAGGTGGGTGATTTTAAATTGATCAATCAGGCTGGCGATACGGTTTCTACCAAACATTACGATGGTAGCATTCAGGTTGCGAACCTTTTTTATACAAAAGGTAATACAGAATCTGTACAGATTGCCAATAAGGCTATACATAACCTGGTCCGCACCTACGGCAAAAATAAAGTGGTCCGTTTTATGAGTTTGAGCATCGATCCAGAACATGATAGCCCGGAGGTACTAAAAGCTTACGCGGATGGCATAGGGGCCAAGCACGGAAAATGGGATTTGCTGACCGGAGATAGTACAACTTTATATAATCTGATTAACAACGGTCTGCGTGTAGATGCCCATCAGGAAACCGTTAATGGAGAAAAGAGCTTTGTATATAGCAACATGTTTGTGTTGTTGGATTACCAGCACCGCATCAGAGGTTATTATGATGCAACCAGTCAGGAGGATATTTCCAGATTGGAGGATGAGATCAAGGTATTGATCATCGAGGAATTAAGAAACAATAACGATGGACGATAG
- a CDS encoding cytochrome C oxidase subunit IV family protein, with product MSQSHTEHTHDEHAHGEHAGLDKKKIWQVFGILLAITVIEFIIALWAIPGKHMSQHVGNYVYIVLTLFKAFYIVAYFMHLKYEKVGLQLCVSVVFIFILYFIVLMLIEGGYLHLHMPLV from the coding sequence ATGTCACAGTCACATACAGAACACACGCACGACGAACATGCACATGGTGAGCATGCAGGTTTAGATAAAAAGAAAATCTGGCAGGTATTTGGTATTCTTTTGGCCATCACGGTTATTGAGTTTATCATTGCATTATGGGCAATTCCTGGTAAGCACATGTCTCAGCATGTCGGTAACTACGTTTACATCGTGTTAACCTTATTTAAAGCCTTTTATATTGTTGCTTATTTTATGCACCTTAAATATGAAAAGGTAGGACTACAGCTATGTGTATCGGTCGTTTTTATTTTTATCCTTTACTTTATAGTGTTGATGTTAATTGAAGGCGGATACTTACACCTACATATGCCTTTGGTTTAA
- a CDS encoding cytochrome c oxidase subunit 3, whose amino-acid sequence MSSLSQLDQVKTTPWAGGRSPWSVEYGKIMMWFFLVSDAFTFSSLLVYYGAQRFSKFTWPDPDLVFQSIPGITDSGAPLVFVGVMTFILIMSSVTMVLAVEAGHRRSKKEVIWWMIATIIGGFMFLGCQAAEWTHLFHEGFGWGKIPPMETLHHLFTGEVSTVSALQFSNLFFTITGFHGFHVFSGVIINIIILCMTINGTFEKRGHYLMIEKVGLYWHFVDLVWVFVFTFFYLV is encoded by the coding sequence ATGAGTTCATTATCACAATTAGATCAAGTAAAAACCACTCCTTGGGCTGGCGGTCGTTCGCCGTGGTCCGTAGAGTACGGCAAAATCATGATGTGGTTTTTTCTGGTTTCTGATGCATTCACATTTTCGTCGCTATTGGTTTATTATGGTGCGCAGCGCTTTAGTAAGTTTACCTGGCCTGATCCTGATTTGGTTTTCCAATCTATTCCAGGCATAACAGATAGTGGTGCCCCACTAGTATTTGTGGGCGTTATGACTTTTATTCTGATCATGAGCTCTGTAACTATGGTTTTGGCTGTTGAGGCTGGGCATAGAAGATCTAAAAAAGAAGTAATCTGGTGGATGATTGCTACCATTATTGGTGGTTTCATGTTCTTAGGCTGTCAGGCTGCAGAGTGGACGCACTTGTTCCACGAAGGCTTTGGATGGGGTAAAATTCCTCCGATGGAAACTTTACACCATTTATTTACAGGAGAAGTCTCTACTGTATCAGCATTGCAGTTCTCTAACTTATTCTTTACCATTACAGGATTTCACGGATTTCACGTATTTAGTGGGGTGATCATTAATATCATCATTTTATGTATGACCATTAACGGAACCTTTGAAAAACGTGGACATTACCTGATGATCGAAAAAGTAGGTTTATACTGGCACTTTGTTGATTTGGTTTGGGTATTCGTATTTACCTTCTTCTATTTAGTTTAA
- a CDS encoding cytochrome c oxidase subunit 3, with product MVHTLKEKDLKMDVAFNAKPRKFVVWLFVVSSTIMFGGFTSYYIVFAASKGKGHGLVLPDVFMYSTAILIASSICLFLATKALKNANVGSQKLFLWCTLALGLVFGYLQVDAWGTLFHTGAAFVNNNAAISMIYVVSGLHLLHIFAGLCFILSSLFGAYTGLSLEKSKFRMDIASIFWHFIDILWIYLYVFLLLNS from the coding sequence ATGGTACACACATTAAAAGAAAAGGATTTAAAGATGGATGTGGCTTTTAATGCTAAGCCGAGGAAATTTGTGGTATGGCTATTTGTGGTTTCCTCAACCATTATGTTTGGTGGCTTTACAAGTTATTATATTGTTTTTGCTGCTTCCAAAGGCAAGGGACATGGCTTGGTTTTGCCTGATGTTTTTATGTATAGCACAGCTATATTGATTGCGAGCAGTATTTGTCTTTTTCTGGCCACCAAAGCCTTAAAAAATGCGAATGTTGGCAGTCAGAAGTTATTCCTCTGGTGCACTCTGGCACTGGGATTAGTTTTTGGTTATCTGCAGGTTGATGCCTGGGGTACATTATTTCATACAGGCGCTGCATTTGTAAATAACAATGCGGCAATTTCTATGATCTATGTGGTATCCGGACTGCACCTGTTACACATATTTGCCGGTCTGTGTTTTATACTAAGCAGCTTGTTTGGTGCCTATACAGGTCTTTCGTTAGAGAAGAGCAAATTCCGGATGGATATTGCCTCTATATTTTGGCATTTTATCGATATATTATGGATATATCTGTATGTTTTTTTACTTTTGAACAGTTAG
- the cyoE gene encoding heme o synthase, giving the protein MKHFFSDFSKLIKFRLTFLVVFSASITFLIGQKSQIYRGDLEGINWINWLILIAGGFLVTGAANCFNEIIEKDLDKLMTRTKDRPMPAGRMTTGQGLVLGLIMGMLGTWLLGKLNLETGILSVFSILLYAFAYTPLKRKSPIAVFVGAIPGALPPLLGYLAAFGSATHFVPMDYSIAGILFLVQFVWQFPHFWAIAWVLDDDYSKAGFRLLPTTKRDKISAFMTFVSTLVLIPVSLLPTFYGFGGYYVGGVSLLASLLFAWYGFKLWVKLDLASARKVMFCSFFYLPLVQLALLFDFYLNNL; this is encoded by the coding sequence TTGAAGCATTTTTTCTCCGATTTCTCTAAGCTCATTAAATTCAGGTTAACGTTCCTGGTGGTGTTCTCGGCGTCAATTACTTTTTTAATTGGTCAGAAGTCACAGATCTACAGAGGCGATCTGGAAGGGATCAACTGGATCAATTGGTTGATTTTGATTGCAGGTGGCTTTCTGGTAACCGGTGCTGCAAACTGCTTTAATGAGATTATCGAAAAAGATCTGGATAAACTGATGACCCGTACCAAGGATCGTCCGATGCCTGCGGGCAGGATGACCACTGGACAGGGGTTGGTACTGGGTTTGATTATGGGAATGCTGGGTACATGGCTGCTAGGTAAACTGAACCTGGAAACAGGTATTCTTTCTGTATTCTCTATTTTATTGTATGCTTTCGCCTATACACCTTTAAAACGTAAATCGCCGATAGCGGTGTTTGTTGGGGCTATTCCCGGAGCTTTACCTCCCTTATTAGGATATCTGGCTGCTTTTGGAAGTGCTACACATTTTGTGCCGATGGATTATTCCATTGCAGGAATTCTTTTCCTGGTTCAGTTTGTATGGCAGTTTCCGCATTTTTGGGCTATTGCCTGGGTATTGGACGATGACTACAGCAAGGCTGGCTTCAGGTTGTTGCCGACTACCAAAAGAGATAAGATCAGTGCTTTTATGACTTTCGTCAGTACCTTGGTACTGATCCCGGTAAGTTTATTGCCTACCTTCTATGGTTTTGGTGGTTATTATGTAGGAGGTGTTTCTTTACTGGCCAGTTTACTTTTTGCCTGGTACGGATTTAAACTCTGGGTGAAGCTGGATCTGGCAAGTGCAAGAAAGGTGATGTTTTGTTCATTTTTCTACCTTCCACTGGTTCAGTTGGCGCTGTTGTTTGATTTTTATTTAAATAATTTATAA
- a CDS encoding heme A synthase: MVPKSETRFIRLNLITIVVTLLLILAGGIVRSTGSGMGCPDWPKCFDQYVPPTHVSQLPADYKEKYVAERVAKNERFAKTLEKMGKGHLADSIRHDESILEPETFNAAKTWTEYLNRLMGATTGFLLLGLTFFSFTYKGKANRIILLSISNLVIVGFQAWLGSIVVSTNLMPWIVTVHMLLALVILAILIYTYNYTHQLHQQGTVIMGQLVWLKVLIFLSLIFSIIQIVLGTEVREAIDAVSKAMSYNGRHSWVSKVGDLFAYHRDLAILVLVVNIIIYKIVKDKFNGKATALWVGNSIGIVLIIQIVTGLLLSNFALPPYAQALHILFSTVLFSLQYYLYLLVYRTSTYQQ, translated from the coding sequence ATGGTTCCTAAATCTGAAACGAGATTTATCAGGCTAAACCTTATAACTATAGTTGTAACCTTGCTACTTATACTGGCAGGTGGGATTGTACGTAGTACAGGTTCAGGTATGGGATGTCCGGATTGGCCTAAGTGTTTTGATCAGTATGTACCACCAACTCACGTATCACAACTTCCGGCAGACTATAAAGAAAAGTATGTGGCAGAGCGCGTGGCAAAAAACGAGCGGTTTGCAAAAACATTGGAAAAAATGGGGAAGGGGCATCTGGCCGATAGTATCCGGCATGATGAATCTATTCTGGAACCTGAAACCTTTAATGCTGCAAAAACCTGGACGGAGTATTTGAACAGGTTGATGGGAGCCACTACCGGTTTTCTGTTATTGGGGTTAACATTTTTCTCTTTCACTTACAAGGGTAAAGCCAACAGAATCATTTTGCTGAGCATCTCGAACCTCGTTATTGTCGGTTTTCAAGCATGGCTGGGGTCGATAGTGGTTTCAACAAATCTGATGCCCTGGATTGTTACAGTTCATATGCTGCTAGCTCTTGTTATACTGGCGATTCTGATTTACACCTATAATTATACGCATCAGCTTCATCAGCAAGGTACGGTGATTATGGGGCAACTGGTTTGGCTTAAGGTATTGATTTTTTTATCCCTGATTTTTAGTATCATTCAAATTGTTTTGGGTACAGAGGTACGGGAGGCAATTGATGCCGTCTCTAAGGCAATGTCGTATAACGGACGGCATAGCTGGGTGTCAAAAGTTGGTGATTTGTTTGCTTATCACAGGGACCTGGCCATTCTTGTATTGGTGGTGAACATTATTATTTACAAAATCGTTAAAGATAAATTTAACGGAAAAGCAACGGCATTATGGGTTGGTAATTCAATTGGGATAGTTTTAATTATTCAAATTGTAACCGGCTTATTATTGTCTAACTTTGCATTGCCTCCGTATGCGCAGGCACTACATATTTTATTTTCAACGGTTTTATTTAGCTTACAATATTACCTGTATTTGTTGGTTTACAGAACCAGCACTTATCAGCAATAG